A single window of Hemicordylus capensis ecotype Gifberg chromosome 15, rHemCap1.1.pri, whole genome shotgun sequence DNA harbors:
- the PIK3IP1 gene encoding phosphoinositide-3-kinase-interacting protein 1 isoform X2 translates to MEPSWTQTLLLLGCCSWALLGRLSSAAEECIRGNGISYRGSQRVSSTGAPCLNWLALQKSSVSPILTVSEAHNHCRNPDGDAAPWCYVRGKADIPQRSLCSIPPCPDATPTVSPVITVKTPDAQGADQVFEPVNSLPARSGAVAVQPVVGISQRVKMRSNEKKDLGTLGYVLGLIMMVIIIAIGAGIVVGYVYKRGKDLKEQHEQKVYEREMHRITLPLSAFTNPACEVVDENTIVVHTNQTPVEETQEGDAPLMGQAGTPGA, encoded by the exons ATGGAGCCTTCTTGGACGCAAACGCTCCTGCTGCTCGGCTGCTGCTCCTGGGCGCTGCTGGGGCGCCTCTCCTCCGCGGCGGAAG AATGCATCCGAGGCAATGGGATCTCTTACCGGGGCAGCCAGCGAGTCTCCTCCACCGGCGCCCCGTGCCTCAACTGGCTGGCCCTGCAGAAAAGCTCTGTCTCGCCCATCCTGACAG TATCGGAGGCGCACAACCACTGCAGGAACCCGGACGGCGACGCGGCCCCCTGGTGCTATGTGCGGGGCAAGGCGGACATTCCTCAGCGGAGCCTCTGCAGTATCCCGCCGTGCCCAG ATGCCACTCCCACGGTGTCTCCAGTGATTACTGTCAAAACACCAGACGCTCAAGGAGCAGACCAAGTGTTTGAGCCGGTCAACAGCTTGCCAGCACGGAGCGGAGCCGTGGCAGTGCAGCCGGTCGTCGGGATCAGCCAGAGGGTCAAGATGAGATCCAATGAAAAGAAAGACCTGGGCACTTTGG GCTACGTCTTGGGGCTTATCATGATGGTGATCATCATTGCCATTGGAGCAGGGATCGTCGTCGGGTACGTCTACAAGAG GGGCAAAGATCTGAAGGAGCAGCACGAACAGAAGGTCTATGAGCGAGAAATGCACCGGATCACGTTGCCGCTCTCGGCGTTCACCAACCCAGCCTGCGAGGTCGTGGACGAGAACACGATAGTGGTGCATACAAATCAGACCCCTGTGGAGGAAACACAGGAGGGCGATGCACCCCTGATGGGTCAGGCAGGCACTCCAGGAGCCTGA
- the PIK3IP1 gene encoding phosphoinositide-3-kinase-interacting protein 1 isoform X1, whose translation MEPSWTQTLLLLGCCSWALLGRLSSAAEECIRGNGISYRGSQRVSSTGAPCLNWLALQKSSVSPILTVSEAHNHCRNPDGDAAPWCYVRGKADIPQRSLCSIPPCPADATPTVSPVITVKTPDAQGADQVFEPVNSLPARSGAVAVQPVVGISQRVKMRSNEKKDLGTLGYVLGLIMMVIIIAIGAGIVVGYVYKRGKDLKEQHEQKVYEREMHRITLPLSAFTNPACEVVDENTIVVHTNQTPVEETQEGDAPLMGQAGTPGA comes from the exons ATGGAGCCTTCTTGGACGCAAACGCTCCTGCTGCTCGGCTGCTGCTCCTGGGCGCTGCTGGGGCGCCTCTCCTCCGCGGCGGAAG AATGCATCCGAGGCAATGGGATCTCTTACCGGGGCAGCCAGCGAGTCTCCTCCACCGGCGCCCCGTGCCTCAACTGGCTGGCCCTGCAGAAAAGCTCTGTCTCGCCCATCCTGACAG TATCGGAGGCGCACAACCACTGCAGGAACCCGGACGGCGACGCGGCCCCCTGGTGCTATGTGCGGGGCAAGGCGGACATTCCTCAGCGGAGCCTCTGCAGTATCCCGCCGTGCCCAG CAGATGCCACTCCCACGGTGTCTCCAGTGATTACTGTCAAAACACCAGACGCTCAAGGAGCAGACCAAGTGTTTGAGCCGGTCAACAGCTTGCCAGCACGGAGCGGAGCCGTGGCAGTGCAGCCGGTCGTCGGGATCAGCCAGAGGGTCAAGATGAGATCCAATGAAAAGAAAGACCTGGGCACTTTGG GCTACGTCTTGGGGCTTATCATGATGGTGATCATCATTGCCATTGGAGCAGGGATCGTCGTCGGGTACGTCTACAAGAG GGGCAAAGATCTGAAGGAGCAGCACGAACAGAAGGTCTATGAGCGAGAAATGCACCGGATCACGTTGCCGCTCTCGGCGTTCACCAACCCAGCCTGCGAGGTCGTGGACGAGAACACGATAGTGGTGCATACAAATCAGACCCCTGTGGAGGAAACACAGGAGGGCGATGCACCCCTGATGGGTCAGGCAGGCACTCCAGGAGCCTGA